The genomic segment CAATAAATCTTCCCTTCCGCGATTGGATATCATGGAGCCCTTCCGTGACTTTACTTTTTACGATTTTGTAGGCATGTTTTCCCATAGTATAATTCTCCTCTCTTAGGTTTACTGGTTGGACCACTTTTATAAATAACTCTATTCAAAAGACATAACCCGCTTTAAACACAAAGCGGGATCATGCTGTTAATAAAAAGTGCGAATTAATTACTAGGGTTCTTTTCTGCCTTAGCTCCGCCGAGATAGGCTTCCTTTACACGAGGATTGCTCGCAATCTCGTCAGCACTCCCATGCAGGACAATCTTTCCTGTTTCCAGGACATAAGCAGAGTCAGCAATTTTTAGGGCCTGACGAACATTTTGCTCAACAAGAAGAATTGTTGTACCGTCCTGATTGATCTCTTGAATAACCCTAAAGATATCAGCAACGACGAGAGGAGCTAAGCCCATGGAAGGTTCATCAAGCAATAAAAGCTTCGGTCTAGCCATAAGTGCACGGCCTATGGCCAGCATCTGTTGTTGCCCTCCAGAAAGGGTTCCTCCTAATTGCTGCTTACGTTCCTCTAAGATGGGAAAACGTTTAAAAACCTTTTTAAAATCAGCTTCAATTTCCTTATCTTTTCTCTGATAAGCTCCCATTTCCAAGTTCTCAAAAACCGTCATTCCTGATAATATATTTCGGCCTTCAGGAACCAGAGAGATTCCCAAGTTTACGATTTTGTGAGGAGCTAAGCCCTGAATCTCCTGACCCTGAAACTTAATCTGACCAGCCTGAGGCTTGAGAAGCCCAACAAGAGATTTCATCGTGGTTGTTTTCCCTGCTCCATTCGCTCCGAGGAGAGAGACAATCGATCCTTGAGGTACGTCAATGTCAATCCCTTTAATAGCATTAATAGTTCCATAACATGTTGTCAAACCTCTGATGTTTAGCATCTCTACGCCTCCTCCCGGCCCAAATACGCCTCAATAACCAATGGATTCTGTTGAATTTCGGCCGGAATACCTTCGGCAATCTTTTGCCCGAAATTAATAACCACAAGTCGGTCACAGACGTTCATTACAAGGTTCATATCGTGTTCGATTAGAATGATGGTTTTACCCATCGCTTGTATTTTTTTAATGAGAAGACGTAAGTCTTCTGTTTCACTTTCATTCATTCCTGCAGCAGGCTCATCGAGAAGAAGAATTTCCGGCTCTGTTGCGAGCGCTCGCGCAATCTCTAAACGACGTTGCTGTCCATAGGGAAGCGAACCCGCTGGAGTGTCAATATTAGCATCGACTCCCACCAATTGAAGCAGTTCACTGGCTCGTTCTCTAGTTGCCTTTTCTTCCTTGCGTTGGGCGGGAGTACGCCATAATCCCTTCCACACTCCTGCTTTGGTCCGGCAATGTGCCCCAACCATGACATTTTCTAACGGACTTAACTGGCCGAATAAACGGATATTCTGAAAGGTTCGGGCTAAGCCTAACGCCGTCACTTTATGCGGTCGTAATCCTAACATATTTTTACCTTTGTAGGTTATTTTCCCTTCAGTAGGCGGAAAAATCCCGGTAATTAAATTGAAAAGGGTTGTTTTTCCTGCACCATTTGGTCCGATAACCCCATAGATTTCCCCTTTATTCACAGTAAAACTGATATCACTTAACGCAGCCAATCCGCCAAAACTTTTACTCACTTGATCAAGGACTAATATCATGGCTTAATCCTCCTTCCAAGCTTAACCTTCCAGAAACGAACAGTCACTTCACTGATGAGTCCCTGTGGCCGAAAGGCCATCATAGCGACCATAAGTGCTCCATAAATCATCATGCGATATTCAGAAGCTGAGCGCAAAAGTTCGGGCATTAAGGTTAGAAGAAAGGCTCCGATAATTGGGCCAGCAATTAAGTCACTTCCACCTAAAACAGCATAGGAAAGGATTTCGACGGTACGGTTATAGGCGAAATCTTTCGCCCCGATGTAAGATGTTAAATGGGCAGATAACCCGCCCGCAATGCCTGCGATTAAAGCGCCTAAGGCAAAAGCAAGAATTTTATAATAGGTTGTATTAATCCCCATTGCTTCGGCCGCAGCCTCATCTGCTTTAATAGCGTCAAAAGCTCGGCCAACTCTTGATCGTTTAAGCCTGGTAGAGAAAAAGATGAGAAAAATGAGGATGAGAAGGAGAATAATTAAAACCAGCAAGTTACTGAACTGCTGAATGGTTAATCCTCCAAACCCGTGGGACAGGCCTACGGAAGAAAGCATTTTGCTAATTCTTGTACCAAGAGTCTGGATTCCTGATATTCCTAACGCACCATTCGTAATTTTTAGGTTTAAAACGATAACTCGAACAACTTCGCCAAATCCCAAAGTAGCAATCGCCAAGTAAATCCCCGAGAGTCGCAGCGCGGGAAAACCGATGATGAGTGAAATGAAACTTGCGGCAATACCGCCTAGAGGGATAGCCAAATAGACGGGTAAGCCTGCCTTTACGGTTAAAATCGCACCAGTGTAGGCTCCAATACTCATAAATCCGGCATTTCCCAAAGATAACTGGCCGGTCGACAGCGTCATGTAAATGCTCACCCCAAGGATAGCATTCAACAAAACAAATATTGCAATTTGAACATAATATTGATTTAATAAAACTCCCATTAAAAACGTCCTCCTTGCCGCGATGAAGATCCAAAAAGTCCTTGAGGACGAATAAATAGAATTAGAATAATCATGCCAAAGGCAACGGCATCTCGATAGGAAGAAGCGCCGTAAGCTACAGTAAATACTTCGGCGATTCCTAAAATTAGTCCTCCCAGCATCGCGCCGGTGATATTTCCCATACCCCCGAGGATCAGAACGGCAAGCCCTTTTAAGCCCATACTTAAGCCCATCGTGGGCTCAACTGCATTAAAGGAAAGTCCAACCAAAACTCCTGCAATTCCTCCTAATCCTGAAGCGAGTGCAACGGTTAATAAGATGATTTTATTGGTGTTGATCCCTAAAAGGTTAGCCGTCTCGATGCTTTCAGCAGTTGTCCGGATGGCCTTTCCAGCACGGGTTTTAGACAGCCAAAAACGAAGAGCAAACATTAAGCCAAAGGATATCGCGAGTATTACAATTTGCACGGTAGTAATTCGAATCGGCCCGAGTTGTATCTGACCACCGGGTAATACACCATCAGGAAAAGCCTGTGATTGCGGCCCAAAAACCTTTAATGCAAGATTTTCAAGAAAAATTGAGACCCCAATCGTACTAATCAAAGGAGCTAGTTCGGATACAGCTCGACGTCTCAAAGGACGCAGGGCCAGTAGTTCCATAAGTGTTCCTAGTAACGCACTGACCACCATGGCACCTGCCATAGCAACAAAGATATTTACCTTCAGATAAGTCACCAGTAACAATCCGATGAAAGCCCCAAACATAAAAATTTCACCATGAGCCATATTGATAATGTTTAGGACTCCCATAATCAAGGTATAGCCTAAAGCGACTAGTGAATACGTACTTCCTAATGTTAAGCCATTAACCAATTGCTGCCAGAACAAGGACTTCACTCCTAATGTTTATTTTAATTCCGTAAACTGACCGTCTTTAACAATCAAAACAGTAGCATCCATCAATGGATTTCGTTTCTCATCAAAGGCAAATTTTCCAGTTACGCCTTCGAAATCTTTAATAGTTGCCAGGCTGTCGCGAAGTTTTTGACGATCTGTGGTTGATCCGGCTTTTTCTAAGGCACTGGCATAGATGTAAAGTGCATCATAGGATTGGGCAGCAAACTGGTCGGGTACTTTGTTGTATTTTGCTTTATAGTCTGCTACAAACTTCTTAATTTTTTCGTTGTCTTTAGCGGGATACCAAGGGCTTGCCACGACAGCTCCATCGGCAGCTTTACCTGCGATCTTGATGAGCTCGGGAGAGTTAAAGCCATTCGTACCCACAAAAGGAACTGTAATTCCAATTTCTCTGGCTTTTTTCAATACTAGGGCTGCTTCTTGATAAAGGCCCGATACCATTACCGCGTCAGGTTTCAATGCTTGA from the Desulfitobacterium metallireducens DSM 15288 genome contains:
- a CDS encoding ABC transporter ATP-binding protein, whose translation is MILVLDQVSKSFGGLAALSDISFTVNKGEIYGVIGPNGAGKTTLFNLITGIFPPTEGKITYKGKNMLGLRPHKVTALGLARTFQNIRLFGQLSPLENVMVGAHCRTKAGVWKGLWRTPAQRKEEKATRERASELLQLVGVDANIDTPAGSLPYGQQRRLEIARALATEPEILLLDEPAAGMNESETEDLRLLIKKIQAMGKTIILIEHDMNLVMNVCDRLVVINFGQKIAEGIPAEIQQNPLVIEAYLGREEA
- a CDS encoding branched-chain amino acid ABC transporter permease, with amino-acid sequence MFWQQLVNGLTLGSTYSLVALGYTLIMGVLNIINMAHGEIFMFGAFIGLLLVTYLKVNIFVAMAGAMVVSALLGTLMELLALRPLRRRAVSELAPLISTIGVSIFLENLALKVFGPQSQAFPDGVLPGGQIQLGPIRITTVQIVILAISFGLMFALRFWLSKTRAGKAIRTTAESIETANLLGINTNKIILLTVALASGLGGIAGVLVGLSFNAVEPTMGLSMGLKGLAVLILGGMGNITGAMLGGLILGIAEVFTVAYGASSYRDAVAFGMIILILFIRPQGLFGSSSRQGGRF
- a CDS encoding ABC transporter ATP-binding protein, with protein sequence MLNIRGLTTCYGTINAIKGIDIDVPQGSIVSLLGANGAGKTTTMKSLVGLLKPQAGQIKFQGQEIQGLAPHKIVNLGISLVPEGRNILSGMTVFENLEMGAYQRKDKEIEADFKKVFKRFPILEERKQQLGGTLSGGQQQMLAIGRALMARPKLLLLDEPSMGLAPLVVADIFRVIQEINQDGTTILLVEQNVRQALKIADSAYVLETGKIVLHGSADEIASNPRVKEAYLGGAKAEKNPSN
- a CDS encoding branched-chain amino acid ABC transporter permease → MGVLLNQYYVQIAIFVLLNAILGVSIYMTLSTGQLSLGNAGFMSIGAYTGAILTVKAGLPVYLAIPLGGIAASFISLIIGFPALRLSGIYLAIATLGFGEVVRVIVLNLKITNGALGISGIQTLGTRISKMLSSVGLSHGFGGLTIQQFSNLLVLIILLLILIFLIFFSTRLKRSRVGRAFDAIKADEAAAEAMGINTTYYKILAFALGALIAGIAGGLSAHLTSYIGAKDFAYNRTVEILSYAVLGGSDLIAGPIIGAFLLTLMPELLRSASEYRMMIYGALMVAMMAFRPQGLISEVTVRFWKVKLGRRIKP